A stretch of Lysobacter sp. K5869 DNA encodes these proteins:
- a CDS encoding HlyD family type I secretion periplasmic adaptor subunit, with the protein MKHIFQGVGDFAARYARVFKAAWSVRHSFDAPPRSADELAFLPAHLELIETPLSPLPRWTMRAIVALFAIALLWACIGQLDIVAVAQGKTVVGSRTKVVQPAETSVVRRILVRDGEQVKQGQLLIELDATATAADYEKAGETLVNARLAELRLSALAAALDGRGEPTLSADASLPPVRFRSEQQLATSEFQAFTAKRSNLEAAVGQRQAELQTVRSMIGPLEQNAIIAKGRAEDYGRLVEGKYVGRHEYLLREQERIAAERDLAAQRSRLHETQSALAGAQEQLKVLIADTRQQTLDELRKAREQVQQFAPEVAKTGQRDRLMQLRAPVSGTVQQLAVHTVGGVVTPAQPLLAVVPSEEALEVEATVLNKDIGFVRPGQTATVKIESFPYTRYGYLTGTVESVSHDAAQDEKLGLVFPARVRLSKASLNIDGVEVRLTPGMALSVEIGTGKRRVIDYVLSPLRQHTGEALRER; encoded by the coding sequence ATGAAACATATCTTTCAAGGCGTCGGCGATTTCGCCGCGCGCTACGCCCGAGTCTTCAAGGCGGCCTGGTCGGTGCGCCATAGCTTCGACGCGCCGCCGCGCAGCGCCGACGAACTGGCGTTCCTGCCCGCGCATCTGGAACTGATCGAGACGCCGCTATCGCCGCTGCCGCGCTGGACCATGCGCGCGATCGTGGCGCTGTTCGCCATCGCCTTGCTGTGGGCCTGCATCGGCCAGTTGGACATCGTCGCGGTGGCGCAGGGCAAGACCGTGGTCGGTTCGCGGACCAAGGTGGTGCAGCCGGCCGAAACCTCGGTGGTGCGTCGGATCCTGGTCCGCGACGGCGAACAGGTGAAGCAAGGCCAGTTGCTGATCGAACTCGACGCCACCGCGACCGCGGCCGATTACGAAAAAGCCGGGGAAACCTTGGTCAACGCGCGTTTGGCGGAGCTGCGGCTGAGCGCGTTGGCCGCGGCATTGGACGGGCGCGGCGAGCCGACGCTGTCGGCCGATGCTTCCTTGCCGCCGGTGCGGTTCCGATCCGAGCAGCAATTGGCGACCAGCGAATTCCAGGCCTTCACCGCCAAGCGCAGCAACCTGGAGGCGGCGGTCGGCCAGCGCCAGGCCGAGCTGCAAACGGTGCGCTCGATGATCGGCCCGCTGGAGCAGAACGCGATCATCGCCAAGGGCCGCGCGGAGGATTACGGGCGGCTGGTCGAGGGGAAATACGTCGGCCGCCACGAATACTTGCTGCGCGAGCAGGAGCGCATCGCCGCCGAGCGCGATCTTGCCGCGCAGCGCAGCCGCTTGCACGAAACCCAGTCGGCGTTGGCCGGCGCGCAGGAGCAGCTCAAAGTGCTGATCGCAGACACGCGCCAGCAGACGCTCGACGAATTGCGCAAGGCGCGCGAACAGGTGCAGCAGTTCGCGCCGGAAGTCGCCAAGACCGGCCAGCGCGACCGGCTCATGCAACTGCGCGCGCCGGTGTCCGGCACCGTGCAGCAGTTGGCCGTGCATACCGTTGGCGGCGTGGTCACGCCGGCGCAACCGCTGTTGGCGGTGGTGCCGTCGGAAGAAGCGCTGGAAGTCGAGGCGACCGTGCTCAACAAGGACATCGGCTTCGTGCGCCCCGGCCAGACCGCGACGGTGAAGATCGAAAGCTTCCCCTACACCCGCTACGGCTACCTGACCGGCACCGTCGAAAGCGTCTCCCACGACGCCGCCCAGGACGAAAAGCTCGGTCTGGTGTTTCCAGCGCGGGTGCGGCTGTCGAAGGCCTCGTTGAACATCGACGGCGTCGAGGTGCGGCTGACGCCGGGCATGGCCCTGAGCGTGGAGATCGGCACGGGAAAGCGGCGGGTGATCGATTACGTGCTTAGTCCGCTGCGGCAGCATACGGGCGAAGCGTTGCGGGAGCGGTGA